A genomic window from Treponema maltophilum ATCC 51939 includes:
- a CDS encoding ABC transporter ATP-binding protein, producing MFDLLKKIYAVAGKQSKRITVLFVCDVFKSLFEGLTLGALGLFLLTVSRAVFQSQPVTNRDIFIVFCVMFVSIAGKIIFAYIADRNKNIAAYTMGAENRLSIGDKLKNVNMGYFSESRLGDISGALTTVITGVETIDMMIIEMMFAGAIQTAVMAFFVLPYDMMTGLIILVTLAVSIAFNNLFQKKTDAVTTKLTDLKLRLQTAVLEYVQGIGVVKAFGKTGEAIKNVTESIQKNKTGFFAVEKTIMPSLLVFSLLLKLGTAGIIFSALYRYSSGTINIEKTMMLIAASFVVFGGFEIAGTMQRMRGIAVQNLDTLFAVKNIQTMNEGSLLPHGDEDISVNDITFGYRESIHPEDKLFRNLSVRIPKNGTTALVGYSGSGKTSLCQLIARFWDVDSGEIKLGGTNIKDFAYDAFLSNFTFVFQDVYLFEDTVKNNIKFGKSDATDEEIIAAAKAAQCHDFISELSDGYDTVLQEGGSNLSGGERQRISIARAMLKPSSIVILDEATSSIDPENEEKLMSALAELLKNKTAIIIAHRMKTIAAADNILVFDKGRIVQQGTHKTLKTVDGIYKSFVEHRQRALEWTV from the coding sequence ATGTTTGATTTATTGAAAAAAATATACGCGGTTGCCGGAAAGCAATCGAAGCGCATAACGGTGCTGTTTGTGTGCGATGTGTTTAAAAGCCTGTTTGAAGGACTGACGCTCGGCGCGCTCGGCCTTTTTTTGCTGACGGTGAGCCGCGCGGTGTTTCAATCGCAGCCGGTTACAAATCGCGATATTTTTATCGTTTTTTGCGTTATGTTCGTCAGCATTGCGGGAAAAATCATTTTCGCCTACATTGCCGACCGCAACAAAAATATCGCGGCATACACTATGGGCGCCGAAAACCGGCTTTCGATCGGCGACAAACTTAAAAACGTCAACATGGGTTATTTTTCCGAAAGCCGACTCGGCGATATTTCCGGCGCGCTTACAACCGTAATTACCGGCGTCGAAACAATCGATATGATGATTATCGAAATGATGTTTGCCGGTGCGATTCAAACCGCCGTAATGGCATTTTTTGTTTTGCCCTACGATATGATGACCGGACTTATTATTCTCGTTACGCTTGCCGTTTCGATCGCGTTCAATAATTTGTTTCAAAAAAAGACCGATGCGGTAACGACCAAACTGACCGATTTAAAGCTGCGCCTGCAAACCGCCGTTTTGGAATACGTGCAGGGTATCGGCGTCGTAAAGGCTTTCGGTAAAACGGGCGAAGCGATTAAAAACGTAACGGAAAGCATCCAAAAAAACAAAACCGGTTTTTTTGCCGTAGAAAAGACGATTATGCCCTCACTGCTCGTTTTTTCGCTGCTGCTCAAATTGGGAACGGCGGGTATTATTTTCAGTGCTTTGTACCGCTATTCGTCCGGCACGATAAACATCGAAAAAACCATGATGCTCATTGCGGCAAGTTTTGTCGTATTCGGCGGCTTTGAAATCGCCGGAACCATGCAGCGAATGCGCGGCATCGCCGTACAAAACCTCGACACGCTGTTCGCGGTGAAAAACATCCAAACGATGAACGAAGGCTCGCTGTTGCCTCACGGCGACGAAGACATCAGCGTCAACGACATTACCTTCGGCTACCGCGAAAGTATTCACCCCGAAGACAAACTGTTCCGCAATTTAAGCGTGCGCATTCCGAAAAACGGTACAACCGCACTGGTCGGCTATTCGGGTTCCGGCAAAACCAGTTTATGCCAGCTGATTGCGCGCTTTTGGGACGTCGACTCGGGCGAAATCAAACTCGGCGGCACGAACATAAAAGACTTTGCCTACGATGCCTTTTTGTCGAACTTTACTTTTGTGTTCCAAGACGTGTATCTGTTTGAAGACACGGTAAAAAACAATATCAAATTCGGCAAGAGCGACGCAACCGACGAAGAAATTATCGCTGCGGCAAAGGCAGCCCAATGCCACGATTTTATTTCGGAACTGAGCGACGGCTACGACACCGTGCTGCAGGAAGGCGGAAGCAATCTTTCCGGCGGCGAGCGTCAGCGTATTTCGATTGCGCGGGCAATGCTCAAGCCGAGTTCCATCGTCATCCTCGATGAAGCGACTTCAAGCATCGACCCCGAAAACGAAGAAAAACTCATGAGCGCCCTCGCCGAACTGCTAAAAAACAAAACCGCGATCATCATCGCGCACCGAATGAAAACCATTGCGGCGGCGGACAACATTCTCGTTTTCGATAAGGGGCGCATCGTGCAGCAGGGTACACATAAAACGCTGAAAACCGTCGACGGCATTTATAAATCCTTTGTCGAACATCGGCAGCGGGCGTTGGAATGGACGGTGTAA
- a CDS encoding OmpA family protein: MNKLKVLLFMLCALPFFSCKSAPKQTAKAEQPKQVAEETEQTVQTAVQAEPAKPETIDYTVYFAPLSYKVDRFTAQKLDGIGEELAARNVKRITVTGHSAKLDSEKDEERIAFKRAVAVAQYFQDTGLFDPDGITVVGMGAKEPAASHNEITDRFKNRRVEIQSAE; this comes from the coding sequence TTGAATAAATTAAAAGTATTGCTTTTTATGCTCTGCGCCTTGCCGTTCTTTTCGTGCAAATCCGCACCGAAGCAAACAGCGAAAGCCGAGCAGCCTAAGCAAGTTGCCGAAGAAACGGAGCAGACTGTACAAACAGCGGTACAAGCCGAACCGGCAAAACCGGAAACAATCGACTACACCGTTTATTTTGCGCCGCTGTCGTATAAGGTCGACCGCTTTACCGCACAAAAACTTGACGGCATCGGAGAAGAGCTTGCGGCCCGTAATGTAAAACGGATAACCGTTACCGGACACAGCGCAAAACTGGATTCGGAAAAAGACGAAGAACGTATTGCGTTTAAACGTGCGGTTGCCGTTGCGCAGTATTTTCAGGACACGGGTCTGTTTGATCCGGACGGCATAACCGTTGTAGGAATGGGGGCCAAAGAACCGGCCGCATCCCACAACGAAATTACGGACCGCTTTAAAAACAGAAGAGTGGAAATTCAAAGTGCCGAGTAA
- a CDS encoding OmpL47-type beta-barrel domain-containing protein codes for MMKKGFTAVACALFCFAAWAQAPETVGTDYTRPPVHYSDGVKSFVNSDVFFKLLSVDKETGLNYVEFALNGANFMKYKSPFQILEEGSYDISYRGYDNSGNLEVPKTLSVIVDNTPPRTGIETTEPLYSDGSKTYCSANTKWYVSASDVLGGAGVAAAYIGTDLNKLVRFGKGKEAEDAYFSLDGEGPVFLYYTAMDNVGNLSPFGLASVTVDMTAPVVRLENSNRLINKDDVYMVFPNEKLVDDEGRVIVSANESVAFAADDELSGVDAIYIKINDGEYTKYVEPIRFNQNDVYTIEVKAIDNVGNVSVPVTYTCYVDKINPVSGIELVDKAENELPTITPETATMTFSANAE; via the coding sequence ATGATGAAAAAAGGATTTACGGCAGTTGCTTGCGCACTGTTTTGTTTTGCCGCATGGGCACAAGCGCCCGAAACGGTCGGTACCGATTACACGCGCCCGCCCGTCCATTATTCCGACGGAGTAAAAAGCTTTGTAAACAGCGATGTCTTTTTCAAACTGCTTTCGGTCGATAAAGAAACGGGCTTGAACTATGTCGAGTTCGCTTTGAACGGCGCGAATTTTATGAAGTACAAAAGCCCCTTCCAAATTCTTGAAGAAGGCAGCTACGATATTTCATATCGCGGTTACGACAACAGCGGCAACTTGGAAGTACCGAAAACCCTTTCGGTTATAGTCGACAACACGCCCCCGAGAACGGGCATTGAAACGACCGAACCCTTGTATTCGGACGGCTCGAAAACCTATTGTTCGGCAAATACGAAATGGTACGTTTCCGCATCCGACGTTTTGGGCGGAGCCGGAGTCGCCGCAGCCTATATCGGTACCGATTTGAATAAACTCGTGCGCTTCGGAAAAGGCAAAGAAGCTGAAGACGCTTATTTTTCTTTGGACGGCGAAGGCCCCGTTTTCCTGTACTATACGGCAATGGATAATGTCGGAAACTTAAGCCCCTTCGGCTTGGCGTCCGTCACCGTCGACATGACCGCTCCGGTTGTGCGCCTCGAAAACTCCAACCGCCTTATCAACAAAGACGACGTATACATGGTATTCCCGAACGAAAAACTCGTCGATGATGAAGGACGCGTAATCGTTTCCGCAAACGAATCGGTTGCCTTTGCCGCCGATGACGAACTTTCCGGCGTAGACGCGATTTACATAAAAATCAACGACGGCGAATATACCAAATATGTCGAGCCTATCCGCTTCAATCAAAACGACGTGTACACCATTGAAGTTAAAGCCATCGACAATGTCGGCAACGTATCCGTACCGGTAACTTATACCTGCTACGTCGACAAGATTAACCCTGTTTCGGGAATAGAACTCGTCGACAAAGCTGAAAACGAGCTGCCCACGATAACACCCGAAACCGCAACAATGACCTTTTCGGCAAACGCGGAATA